In Nocardia yunnanensis, one DNA window encodes the following:
- a CDS encoding AurF N-oxygenase family protein, producing MSPTTTPIDDPVVAEAQEYANKLLLLSEGSVNKHFDPYEDIDWENPDFDADAKPERWILPASADPLGRHPWYQALSDEQKIAIGRYRQANVAKVGLQFESILISGMVNHTFSLPNGDPEFRYCTHEMSEELNHTLMFQEMVNRIGADVPGMGPLVRQLRFLGVPIAIMFPNLFFMAVLAGEEPIDHIQKQILRSGEEVHPIMRGVMSIHVAEEARHISFAHEFLKQHVPEGNPANRFVLSIAMPIVMFILGRSIATPPKKFFREFDIPESVRKELFYGSKDAKQVFSDYFIDVRALAQEIGLMNPIAKQVWKLFGIAGQASRYRSEPIRSGKVA from the coding sequence ATGTCTCCGACCACGACACCCATCGATGATCCCGTGGTGGCCGAGGCTCAGGAGTACGCGAACAAGCTGCTCCTGCTCTCGGAAGGATCGGTGAACAAGCACTTCGATCCCTACGAGGACATCGACTGGGAAAACCCCGACTTCGATGCCGACGCCAAGCCCGAGCGCTGGATTCTGCCCGCTTCCGCCGATCCGCTGGGCCGCCACCCGTGGTACCAGGCGCTCAGTGACGAGCAGAAGATCGCCATCGGCCGCTACCGGCAGGCCAATGTCGCCAAGGTGGGTCTGCAGTTCGAATCCATCCTCATCAGCGGCATGGTCAACCACACCTTCTCACTGCCCAACGGGGACCCGGAATTCCGGTACTGCACGCACGAGATGTCCGAAGAACTCAACCACACGCTGATGTTCCAGGAGATGGTCAACCGCATCGGCGCGGATGTCCCGGGCATGGGCCCGCTGGTGCGGCAGCTGCGTTTCCTCGGCGTGCCGATCGCGATCATGTTCCCCAATCTGTTCTTCATGGCCGTGCTCGCCGGCGAGGAGCCGATCGACCACATCCAGAAGCAGATCCTGCGCTCGGGCGAGGAAGTGCACCCGATCATGCGCGGCGTCATGAGCATTCACGTCGCCGAGGAGGCGCGCCACATCTCCTTCGCGCACGAGTTCCTCAAGCAGCATGTGCCCGAGGGCAATCCGGCCAATCGCTTCGTGCTCTCCATCGCGATGCCGATCGTCATGTTCATCCTGGGCCGCTCCATCGCGACCCCGCCGAAGAAGTTCTTCCGCGAGTTCGACATTCCGGAGTCGGTGCGCAAGGAGCTGTTCTACGGCTCCAAGGACGCCAAGCAGGTCTTCAGCGACTACTTCATCGACGTGCGCGCGCTGGCCCAGGAGATCGGTCTGATGAACCCGA
- a CDS encoding Hsp70 family protein: MGLSIGTVNTVCSTAADRSGKHPPGRRGAQAAPPTTWRTTLTFDSSGTARVGRIPRHGRVITEFADLTQRGAPVARVGHRALSAADLVATVAHSVVAEVLGEPPAGPLDSGEAGIAVTHPAGYSAELVGDLRAALDSVGLARAALLAEPIAAATWLAAERGPLTPGLALVYDLGGSGLDVTLLRVGMGAPSNPVVGLPLHSVEYGGRAFGDMVARKLRRTAGAQVVPRGLSDADSGELRGEHIRRSLALVYKCLRIADVTMADVDRILVVGGAARPPEVAQVLAKELARPVVVAADPERTIADGAALAARQSLREQDSGGHRHHSLTGLFRRVTRVAAL, from the coding sequence GTGGGTTTGTCTATCGGCACGGTGAACACGGTCTGCTCGACAGCGGCCGATCGATCCGGAAAGCATCCCCCCGGCCGTCGCGGGGCCCAGGCCGCGCCGCCCACGACGTGGCGCACCACCCTCACCTTCGACAGCTCCGGTACCGCGCGCGTCGGCCGCATTCCCCGCCACGGGCGCGTGATCACCGAATTCGCCGATCTCACTCAGCGCGGCGCCCCGGTCGCGCGGGTCGGGCACCGCGCGCTGTCGGCCGCCGATCTGGTGGCGACCGTGGCGCACAGCGTGGTCGCGGAGGTCTTGGGCGAGCCGCCGGCCGGCCCGCTGGACAGTGGGGAGGCCGGTATCGCGGTGACGCATCCGGCCGGATACTCCGCCGAGCTGGTCGGCGATCTGCGCGCGGCCCTCGACAGCGTCGGGCTCGCACGCGCCGCCCTGCTGGCCGAGCCGATCGCCGCCGCCACCTGGCTGGCGGCCGAACGTGGGCCGCTCACACCGGGTTTGGCGCTGGTCTACGACCTGGGCGGGTCCGGGCTGGACGTCACGCTGCTGCGGGTGGGCATGGGCGCGCCGAGCAATCCGGTGGTCGGGTTGCCGTTGCATTCGGTCGAATACGGCGGCCGGGCCTTCGGTGACATGGTGGCTCGCAAGCTGCGGCGCACCGCGGGCGCGCAGGTGGTGCCGCGCGGGTTGTCGGACGCGGATTCCGGGGAGTTGCGCGGCGAGCACATTCGCCGGTCGCTGGCGCTGGTCTACAAATGCCTGCGCATCGCGGATGTGACCATGGCGGACGTGGATCGGATCCTGGTGGTCGGCGGTGCGGCCCGCCCGCCCGAGGTGGCGCAGGTCTTGGCCAAGGAGCTGGCGCGTCCGGTGGTGGTCGCCGCCGATCCGGAGCGCACGATCGCCGACGGCGCGGCCCTGGCGGCCCGGCAGTCGCTGCGGGAGCAGGATTCGGGCGGCCATCGCCATCATTCGCTCACCGGTCTGTTCCGGCGCGTCACCCGGGTGGCGGCGCTCTGA
- a CDS encoding N-acetylmuramoyl-L-alanine amidase codes for MKPSITKSAIITAVTAAAITTVTGLIPVAALAAPALPELPQKLAGKTVFLDPGHQGPNHTQDENKQVSDGRGGTKACQTTGMTSLHGVAEHTINWNVAQLVRTSLEGLGAHVVMSRADDTGWGGCVDERASAANASGADIALSIHADSGPATGRGFHLIVPQLPVPDAKVNEVQSGAGLAASKAMRDAYIQSGYSAATYNGAVDGLQTRSDIAGPALTTVPDVFLEMGNGANAEDAQQLETPEGQLKHAVTIVTGLASYLLGVPVPPAETEKPAEAATQPGQAAPAQPAQAQVAPAAGPAETPQPVAPVQPQAQVPQTQPQAQVPQSQPQAQAPQAQVPQTQPQAQAPQVQPQAQVPGQSGQTPAQPGQSGQLPAQSNPAPAQSNPGDPGVQGGWDAFQALADQFLNFGQQQGTKPQTQPGQATPPQATPAQPGSAPAAQPGSTPAAKPAAVPAVKPVAGPRAPQRPAPGGQQTPSPGAPGAQANPGVQAQSPDPAGQSPDKQSPKSKSDGGLDVDTMSTLVQTAVKFFGPLAKMLLGNTGVAPDLINLAYSVVSVLSTNMLSTPATK; via the coding sequence ATGAAACCGAGCATCACCAAGTCCGCGATCATCACCGCCGTCACCGCGGCGGCCATCACGACCGTGACCGGCCTGATCCCGGTCGCCGCGCTGGCCGCGCCGGCCCTGCCCGAGCTGCCGCAGAAGCTCGCCGGCAAAACCGTCTTCCTGGACCCGGGTCATCAGGGTCCCAATCACACCCAAGACGAGAACAAGCAGGTCAGCGACGGCCGCGGCGGCACCAAGGCGTGCCAGACCACCGGCATGACCAGCCTGCACGGCGTCGCCGAGCACACCATCAACTGGAATGTCGCGCAGCTCGTCCGGACCTCGCTCGAGGGGCTCGGCGCGCACGTGGTCATGAGCCGCGCCGACGACACCGGCTGGGGTGGATGCGTCGACGAGCGCGCCAGCGCCGCCAATGCCTCCGGCGCGGACATCGCGCTGAGCATCCACGCCGACAGCGGGCCCGCCACCGGGCGCGGCTTCCACCTCATCGTGCCGCAACTGCCGGTGCCCGACGCCAAGGTCAACGAGGTGCAGTCCGGTGCCGGGCTCGCCGCGTCGAAGGCCATGCGCGACGCCTACATTCAGAGCGGCTACAGCGCCGCCACCTACAACGGGGCCGTCGACGGACTGCAGACGCGCTCCGATATCGCCGGTCCGGCGCTCACCACCGTGCCGGATGTGTTCCTCGAAATGGGCAATGGCGCCAATGCCGAGGACGCGCAGCAGCTCGAGACCCCGGAGGGGCAGCTCAAGCACGCGGTCACCATCGTGACCGGGCTCGCGTCGTATCTGCTCGGGGTGCCGGTGCCGCCGGCGGAGACCGAGAAGCCGGCCGAGGCGGCCACGCAACCGGGACAGGCGGCTCCGGCGCAGCCCGCGCAGGCGCAGGTCGCGCCCGCGGCGGGTCCGGCCGAGACGCCGCAGCCGGTGGCGCCGGTGCAGCCGCAGGCTCAGGTGCCGCAGACACAGCCGCAGGCGCAGGTGCCGCAGTCGCAGCCGCAGGCGCAGGCTCCGCAGGCCCAGGTGCCGCAGACGCAACCGCAGGCGCAGGCCCCGCAGGTGCAGCCACAGGCTCAGGTGCCCGGGCAGTCCGGGCAGACGCCCGCGCAGCCGGGGCAGTCCGGTCAGCTGCCCGCACAGTCGAATCCGGCTCCGGCGCAGTCGAATCCGGGCGATCCGGGGGTTCAGGGCGGGTGGGATGCCTTCCAGGCGCTGGCGGACCAGTTCCTGAATTTCGGGCAGCAGCAAGGCACGAAGCCGCAGACGCAACCCGGCCAGGCGACCCCGCCGCAGGCGACTCCGGCGCAGCCCGGTAGCGCTCCGGCGGCGCAGCCGGGTTCCACTCCCGCGGCCAAGCCCGCAGCCGTTCCGGCGGTGAAGCCGGTCGCGGGCCCGCGGGCGCCGCAGCGTCCGGCTCCGGGCGGGCAGCAGACGCCGAGCCCGGGCGCGCCTGGCGCACAGGCGAATCCGGGTGTGCAGGCGCAGTCGCCGGATCCGGCGGGACAGTCGCCCGACAAGCAGTCGCCGAAGTCCAAGTCCGACGGCGGTCTCGATGTCGACACCATGAGCACGCTGGTGCAGACGGCCGTCAAGTTCTTCGGTCCGCTGGCCAAGATGCTGCTGGGCAATACCGGCGTGGCCCCGGATCTGATCAACCTGGCCTACAGCGTGGTGTCGGTGCTCAGTACCAACATGCTATCCACGCCCGCCACCAAATAG
- a CDS encoding ubiquinol-cytochrome c reductase iron-sulfur subunit: MTENSPAPAGFRMDRRTAMATTAVAATALAVAGCSSASDQPASAAPTVKGDAPAAKKDGGTLANTADVPVGGGLISGDTVITQPAAGQFQGFSATCTHLGCKVNEVAGGLIKCPCHGSTFHLDGSVAGGPAPRALDAKAIRVDGDKIVSA; this comes from the coding sequence ATGACCGAGAACAGCCCGGCCCCGGCCGGATTCCGCATGGACCGCCGCACCGCCATGGCCACCACCGCCGTCGCCGCCACCGCCCTCGCCGTGGCGGGTTGCAGCAGCGCCTCCGATCAGCCCGCCTCCGCGGCGCCCACCGTGAAGGGCGACGCCCCGGCCGCGAAAAAGGACGGCGGCACGCTCGCCAATACCGCCGATGTTCCGGTCGGCGGCGGGCTGATCAGCGGCGACACCGTCATCACGCAGCCGGCGGCCGGTCAGTTCCAAGGGTTTTCCGCCACCTGCACCCATCTGGGCTGCAAGGTCAACGAGGTGGCCGGCGGATTGATCAAGTGCCCTTGTCACGGCAGCACTTTCCACCTGGACGGCAGCGTGGCGGGCGGCCCCGCGCCCCGGGCGCTGGATGCCAAGGCGATTCGGGTGGACGGGGACAAAATCGTTTCGGCCTGA
- a CDS encoding sigma-70 family RNA polymerase sigma factor: MRRLRPVPTGCADDCARLCTDAGLAAVLAADRGLLHWRAMSRLGDPGLAEQAVQETLLRAWRACASYDPARGSVRTWLLTIERNVLIDTARFRAARPGDTSWDEIGEQAENHCARPDFVEDLTDGLVVAALLEQLPAPQRDAVVQVILCDRAYQDVAADLGIPVGTVKTRVHYALRSLRRLPLSA; encoded by the coding sequence ATGAGAAGACTTCGCCCGGTCCCCACCGGATGCGCCGACGACTGCGCGCGGCTGTGCACCGACGCGGGTCTGGCGGCCGTGCTCGCCGCCGATCGCGGCCTGCTGCACTGGCGAGCCATGAGCCGCCTGGGTGATCCGGGCCTGGCCGAGCAGGCCGTCCAGGAAACCCTGCTGCGCGCCTGGCGGGCCTGCGCCAGCTACGACCCGGCGCGCGGCAGCGTGCGCACCTGGCTGCTCACCATCGAACGCAACGTGCTCATCGACACCGCGCGCTTCCGGGCCGCCCGACCCGGCGACACCAGCTGGGACGAGATCGGCGAACAGGCCGAAAACCACTGCGCCCGCCCCGATTTCGTGGAGGATCTGACCGACGGCCTGGTGGTCGCCGCACTGCTCGAGCAATTGCCCGCCCCGCAACGCGACGCGGTCGTGCAGGTCATCCTGTGCGATCGCGCCTATCAGGACGTGGCGGCGGATCTCGGCATACCGGTGGGCACCGTCAAGACCCGAGTGCACTACGCGCTGCGGTCGCTGCGCCGATTACCGCTCAGCGCGTGA
- a CDS encoding SDR family oxidoreductase has protein sequence MTRRKILITGASSGLGAGMAREFARRGRDLALCARRVSNLEELRAELLAAHPGIAVAVRGLDVDDHAAIPKVFEELRAELGGLDRIIVNAGIGKGARIGTGRADANLATATTNFVSALAQAEAAVSIFRQQRSGHLVLISSMSAVRGLPGKKTAYAASKAGVTALGEGLAIELRGTPIKVTTVQPGFIATDMAAKAGDAKLVAPLDKGVNSMVAAIEREAVRASVPEWPWRALGLVMPLLPRAIMARLG, from the coding sequence ATGACCAGGCGCAAGATTCTCATCACCGGTGCCAGCTCCGGACTGGGCGCGGGCATGGCCCGCGAATTCGCCCGGCGCGGGCGCGATCTCGCGCTGTGCGCCCGGCGCGTGTCGAACCTGGAGGAACTGCGCGCCGAGCTGCTGGCCGCGCACCCCGGCATCGCCGTCGCGGTGCGCGGGCTGGACGTCGACGATCACGCCGCCATCCCGAAGGTCTTCGAGGAGCTGCGCGCCGAACTCGGCGGCCTGGACCGGATCATCGTCAATGCCGGTATCGGCAAGGGCGCACGCATCGGCACCGGCCGCGCGGACGCGAACCTGGCCACCGCCACCACGAATTTCGTGAGCGCGCTGGCGCAGGCCGAGGCGGCGGTGAGCATCTTCCGGCAGCAGCGGTCCGGCCATCTGGTGCTCATCTCGTCCATGAGCGCGGTGCGCGGGCTGCCGGGCAAGAAGACCGCCTATGCCGCCAGCAAGGCGGGCGTCACGGCGCTGGGCGAGGGCCTGGCCATCGAGCTGCGCGGCACCCCGATCAAGGTCACCACCGTGCAGCCCGGCTTCATCGCCACCGATATGGCGGCCAAGGCCGGCGACGCCAAGCTGGTCGCGCCCCTGGACAAGGGCGTGAACTCCATGGTCGCGGCGATCGAGCGCGAGGCCGTGCGCGCCTCGGTCCCCGAATGGCCGTGGCGAGCGCTGGGTTTGGTGATGCCGCTGCTGCCGCGCGCGATCATGGCGCGGCTGGGCTGA
- a CDS encoding alpha/beta fold hydrolase — protein MAKFTTWDGLELNYTVWEGEGVPVVLQHGVVADTNANWMSVGVVAALQRAGHHVISLDARGHGRSEKPHDAARYSWRAMADDVRALYDHLGLDRVAQVGYSMGGIVSLLVATADKRVERLVVGGIGCGVVDCGGIDWRVIESGDIVTAMTADPAEIVPNARMFRILADALGVDREAIAMVATGLNEAPIESLSDITVPALVLAGDADPFAAEPERLAAALPDARCVVVPGDHLAAVADPGFSAALVEFLK, from the coding sequence ATGGCGAAGTTCACCACCTGGGATGGCCTCGAGCTCAACTACACGGTGTGGGAGGGCGAGGGCGTTCCGGTGGTGCTGCAGCACGGCGTGGTCGCCGACACCAACGCCAACTGGATGAGCGTGGGCGTGGTGGCGGCGCTGCAGCGGGCGGGTCATCACGTGATCTCGCTGGACGCGCGCGGGCACGGGCGCTCGGAGAAACCGCACGACGCGGCCCGCTATTCCTGGCGGGCCATGGCCGACGACGTGCGTGCGCTGTACGACCATCTCGGGCTGGATCGGGTTGCGCAGGTGGGCTATTCGATGGGCGGGATCGTCTCGCTGCTGGTCGCGACCGCCGACAAGCGGGTGGAGCGGCTGGTCGTGGGCGGTATCGGCTGCGGTGTGGTGGATTGCGGCGGGATCGACTGGCGCGTCATCGAATCCGGCGACATCGTGACCGCCATGACCGCCGACCCGGCGGAGATCGTGCCGAACGCCCGCATGTTCCGCATCCTCGCCGATGCCCTGGGCGTGGATCGCGAGGCCATCGCCATGGTGGCGACCGGGCTGAACGAGGCGCCCATCGAATCCCTCTCGGATATCACGGTTCCCGCCCTGGTACTGGCCGGCGATGCCGACCCGTTCGCGGCCGAACCCGAGCGCCTCGCCGCCGCCCTGCCCGATGCGCGGTGTGTCGTCGTCCCCGGCGATCACCTGGCCGCCGTCGCCGACCCCGGCTTCTCCGCGGCCCTGGTCGAGTTCTTGAAGTAA
- a CDS encoding bifunctional lysylphosphatidylglycerol flippase/synthetase MprF codes for MRDERIPNPTLTAYRETTFTAGPNTRVGLMGALVLGSVILVWAAERASREGNDHGWFVAVSFAGLFVARGLYLRRPITLPHLTIAAMTLVISNFSYRTDHPAIGFVFLAASGAILVLPQGSKPQPEQLSRVAELVRRSQGDPLAPFALHSSKSYFFAEDGSAAIAYRARLGIAVVAGDPIGDAERFPELLTEFSLFAGSHGWKIAVLGASPQAVRTWQRRAVDHRGLRAIAIGRDVVLEVGQFDLVGRKFRNLRQAVSRTKNFGVTTEIVPEVALTEPQRDTLLAIVDEWGHGRQTRGFSMILDHLLDGRHPGMLVVMARDADGRVVGFQRYGMSGNGQELSLDVPWRRHDAPNGLDERMIVDLVEYARERGIKRISLAFAAFPEIFADKQRSRTMQAVYLAVRAGDPLIRLESLYRFLRKFNSFGDQRYVMLRWREILIVAMALLSLEFVPHRKQY; via the coding sequence ATGCGTGACGAACGCATACCGAATCCGACGCTGACGGCGTACCGGGAAACCACGTTCACCGCCGGCCCCAACACGCGGGTCGGGCTGATGGGCGCGCTGGTGCTGGGCAGCGTCATCCTGGTGTGGGCGGCCGAACGCGCCTCCCGCGAGGGCAATGATCACGGCTGGTTCGTCGCGGTGTCCTTCGCCGGACTGTTCGTGGCGCGCGGGCTCTACCTGCGCCGGCCCATCACCCTGCCGCACCTCACGATCGCGGCCATGACGCTGGTGATCTCCAACTTCAGCTATCGCACCGACCACCCGGCCATCGGATTCGTGTTCCTCGCCGCCAGCGGCGCCATCCTGGTGCTGCCGCAGGGCAGCAAACCACAGCCCGAACAGCTGTCGCGGGTGGCGGAGCTGGTGCGGCGCAGCCAGGGAGATCCCTTGGCGCCCTTCGCCCTGCACTCGTCCAAGAGCTACTTCTTCGCCGAGGACGGCTCCGCGGCCATCGCCTACCGGGCCCGGCTCGGAATCGCCGTCGTCGCGGGCGATCCCATCGGCGACGCCGAGCGGTTCCCCGAATTGCTCACCGAATTCTCGCTTTTCGCGGGCAGCCACGGCTGGAAGATCGCCGTGCTGGGCGCCAGCCCGCAGGCCGTACGGACCTGGCAGCGTCGCGCGGTCGACCATCGCGGGCTGCGCGCCATCGCCATCGGCCGCGACGTGGTCCTCGAGGTCGGCCAATTCGACCTGGTCGGACGGAAATTCCGTAATCTGCGCCAGGCGGTGAGCCGCACCAAGAACTTCGGCGTCACCACCGAGATCGTGCCCGAGGTCGCGCTCACCGAACCGCAGCGCGACACCCTGCTGGCCATCGTCGACGAATGGGGGCACGGGCGGCAGACCCGTGGCTTCTCCATGATCCTCGACCACCTGCTCGACGGGCGGCATCCCGGCATGCTGGTGGTGATGGCGCGCGACGCCGACGGCCGGGTGGTGGGATTCCAGCGCTACGGCATGTCCGGCAACGGCCAGGAGCTGAGTCTCGACGTGCCGTGGCGGCGGCACGACGCACCCAACGGGCTCGACGAGCGCATGATCGTGGACCTGGTGGAATACGCGCGCGAACGCGGGATCAAGCGAATCTCGCTGGCGTTCGCGGCTTTTCCGGAGATCTTCGCCGACAAGCAGCGGTCGCGGACCATGCAGGCGGTGTATCTCGCGGTGCGGGCCGGCGATCCGCTCATCCGGCTGGAATCGCTGTACCGATTCCTGCGGAAGTTCAACAGCTTCGGCGATCAGCGGTATGTGATGCTGCGCTGGCGCGAGATCTTGATCGTGGCGATGGCGTTGCTGAGTCTCGAGTTCGTACCGCATCGCAAGCAGTACTGA
- a CDS encoding DUF5996 family protein, producing the protein MAEEPLPAIPLDSWRPTKETLHRYAQIIGKVALAKGIRRNHWWHMTYRLTARGWTTVPLGTASEGPVFTCEFDFFDHVLRLANDRGTCEEVPLGGQSVASFYLQAMSGLRNLGVEVTLAHPTPYDLPDHGRPFDEDEQHHAYDPAAAQRAFRVQSQVGRILEEFSATYSGKISPVQLFWHTFDLAVQRFSARKIAMPDSVDPVTREAYSREVVSAGFWFGDDKIPAPTFYSYTAPEPAGLADQPLRPAAARWTASGSGHNAYLPYDDVRAAADPIATALDFFQSAYEAGSRLAGWDAVGLACNNGITDPVLTTPHLGWPE; encoded by the coding sequence ATGGCCGAGGAACCACTGCCCGCCATCCCGCTCGACTCCTGGCGGCCCACCAAGGAAACCCTGCACCGCTACGCCCAGATCATCGGCAAGGTGGCACTGGCCAAAGGCATTCGCCGCAATCACTGGTGGCATATGACCTACCGGCTCACCGCCCGCGGCTGGACCACCGTGCCACTGGGCACCGCATCGGAAGGGCCGGTGTTCACCTGCGAATTCGATTTCTTCGATCACGTGCTGCGGCTCGCGAACGACCGCGGCACGTGCGAGGAGGTCCCGCTGGGCGGGCAGTCGGTGGCCAGTTTCTACCTCCAGGCCATGAGCGGACTGCGCAATCTCGGCGTCGAGGTCACCCTCGCCCACCCGACCCCCTACGACCTGCCCGACCACGGACGGCCCTTCGACGAGGACGAGCAACACCACGCCTACGATCCCGCCGCGGCCCAGCGGGCGTTCCGGGTGCAGAGCCAGGTCGGCCGGATCCTCGAGGAGTTCAGCGCCACCTACTCGGGCAAGATCTCGCCCGTTCAACTGTTCTGGCACACCTTCGACCTGGCCGTCCAGCGCTTCTCCGCCCGCAAGATCGCCATGCCCGACAGCGTGGATCCGGTGACCCGCGAGGCCTATTCGCGCGAGGTCGTCAGCGCCGGCTTCTGGTTCGGTGACGACAAGATCCCCGCCCCCACCTTCTACTCCTACACCGCACCCGAGCCCGCCGGCCTAGCCGACCAGCCGTTGCGCCCGGCCGCGGCCCGGTGGACGGCCTCGGGCTCCGGCCACAACGCCTATCTGCCCTACGACGACGTCCGCGCGGCCGCCGACCCGATCGCTACCGCCCTGGACTTCTTCCAATCCGCCTACGAGGCGGGATCGCGTCTCGCAGGGTGGGACGCGGTGGGCCTGGCCTGCAACAATGGCATTACCGATCCGGTATTGACCACGCCGCACCTGGGCTGGCCGGAATAA
- a CDS encoding FMN reductase gives MSRKVVVLSAGLSQPSSTRLLADQLAAAVAAAVGGRGESLEVEVIELREVATDLATTMTTGLPAPAVVAAREKVSDADGVIAVTPVFTASYSGLFKMFVDALDTEALNGMPVLIAATAGSARHSLVLDYALRPLFTYLRAVVVPTGVFAATEDFGSTGLTERVHRAASELAQLVVAEPAGVQGFLRDEPVRHRSSGNGVGAVRPFSELLAGHAGDGR, from the coding sequence ATGTCTCGTAAAGTCGTCGTGCTCAGCGCCGGCCTGTCGCAGCCGTCGTCCACCCGGCTGCTCGCCGACCAGCTCGCCGCCGCGGTCGCCGCGGCGGTGGGCGGACGCGGGGAGAGCCTGGAGGTCGAGGTGATCGAATTGCGGGAAGTGGCAACCGATCTCGCCACCACCATGACCACCGGCTTGCCCGCGCCCGCGGTCGTCGCGGCCCGCGAGAAGGTCTCCGACGCGGACGGTGTGATCGCGGTGACCCCGGTGTTCACGGCCAGCTACAGCGGCCTGTTCAAGATGTTCGTCGACGCCTTGGACACCGAGGCGCTCAACGGCATGCCGGTGCTGATCGCCGCCACGGCGGGTTCTGCCAGACATTCGCTGGTGCTGGATTACGCCCTGCGGCCGCTGTTCACCTATCTGCGGGCCGTCGTCGTGCCGACCGGTGTGTTCGCGGCCACCGAGGACTTCGGTTCCACCGGTCTGACCGAGCGCGTGCACCGCGCCGCCTCGGAACTGGCCCAGCTCGTGGTCGCCGAACCGGCCGGGGTGCAGGGCTTCCTGCGGGACGAGCCGGTGCGGCACCGCAGCTCCGGCAACGGTGTCGGGGCGGTGCGCCCGTTCAGCGAACTGCTGGCCGGACACGCCGGAGACGGTCGATAA
- a CDS encoding LLM class flavin-dependent oxidoreductase, translating to MQFGLFSVGDVTMDPTTGRTPTEAERIQAMVAIARKAEEVGLDVFATGEHHNPPFVPSSPTTMLGYIAAKTERLALSTATTLITTSDPVKIAEDFAMLQHLAGGRVDLMMGRGNTGPVYPWFGKDIRDGIPLAIENYHLLRRLWRERNINWEGKFRTPLQGYTSTPAPLDDTPPFVWHGSIRSPEIAEQAAYYGDGFFHNNIFWNPEHTRQMVTLYRRRFEHYGHGAAEQAIVGLGGQAFMAETEAEAKRIFRPYFDNAPVYGHGPSLEEFTELTPLTVGTPEQVIERTLGFADNVGDYQRQLFLMDHAGLPLELVLEQIEILGKEVVPVLRKEFEARRPVEVPSEPPTHASLVAAGPDAPHHLVEPARARVLADEKN from the coding sequence GTGCAGTTCGGACTATTCAGCGTCGGTGACGTCACCATGGACCCCACCACCGGCCGGACTCCGACCGAGGCCGAGCGCATCCAGGCCATGGTCGCGATCGCCCGCAAGGCCGAGGAGGTCGGCCTCGACGTCTTCGCCACCGGCGAGCACCACAACCCGCCGTTCGTGCCGTCCTCGCCGACCACCATGCTCGGCTACATCGCGGCCAAGACCGAGCGGCTGGCCCTGTCGACCGCCACCACCCTCATCACCACCAGCGACCCGGTCAAGATCGCCGAGGACTTCGCCATGCTGCAGCACCTGGCCGGCGGCCGGGTCGATCTCATGATGGGCCGCGGCAACACCGGACCGGTGTATCCCTGGTTCGGCAAGGACATTCGCGACGGCATCCCGCTGGCCATCGAGAACTACCACCTGCTGCGCCGGCTGTGGCGCGAGCGAAACATCAACTGGGAAGGCAAGTTCCGCACCCCGCTGCAGGGCTACACCTCCACCCCCGCACCCCTGGACGACACCCCGCCGTTCGTGTGGCACGGCTCCATCCGCTCGCCCGAAATCGCCGAGCAGGCCGCCTATTACGGCGATGGGTTCTTCCACAACAACATCTTCTGGAACCCGGAGCACACCCGGCAGATGGTGACCCTGTACCGCCGTCGCTTCGAGCACTACGGGCACGGCGCGGCCGAGCAGGCCATCGTCGGACTCGGCGGACAGGCGTTCATGGCCGAGACCGAGGCCGAGGCCAAGCGCATCTTCCGCCCCTACTTCGACAACGCCCCGGTCTACGGCCACGGCCCGTCGCTGGAGGAGTTCACCGAGCTGACCCCGCTCACCGTCGGCACCCCCGAACAGGTCATCGAACGCACCCTGGGCTTCGCCGACAATGTCGGCGACTACCAGCGGCAGCTGTTCCTGATGGACCACGCCGGCCTGCCGCTGGAGCTGGTGCTCGAACAGATCGAGATCCTCGGCAAGGAAGTGGTTCCGGTGCTGCGCAAGGAATTCGAGGCGCGCCGGCCGGTCGAGGTGCCCAGCGAGCCGCCCACCCACGCCTCGCTGGTCGCCGCCGGCCCCGACGCACCCCACCACCTGGTCGAGCCCGCCCGCGCGCGGGTGCTCGCCGACGAGAAGAACTGA